The following are from one region of the Primulina eburnea isolate SZY01 chromosome 17, ASM2296580v1, whole genome shotgun sequence genome:
- the LOC140818200 gene encoding potassium channel AKT1-like isoform X1, whose translation MGEVYGNRGEAGGGLFRVSMCGGGGAELQEIEQLSREGSHYSISTGILPSLGARSNRRVKLRSFIISPYDRHYRAWETYLVILVVYTAWVSPFEFGFLDKPRAPLSIIDNVVNGFFAIDIVLTFFVAYLDKSTYLLVDDRKQIAWKYTTSWLVFDVISTIPSELAQKISPKPLRAYGLFNMLRLWRLRRVGALFKRLEKDRHFNYFWVRCAKLICVTLFAVHCAGCFYYLLASNYARHHDPRKTWIGAAMENFLQESLWIRYVTSIYWSITTLTTVGYGDLHAENMREMIFDIFYMLFNLGLTAYLIGNMTNLVVHGTSKTRQFRDTIQAASSFAQRNHLPVRLQDQMLSHLCLKFRTDSEGLQQQETLDSLPKAIRSSISHFLFYSLVDKVYLFRGVSNDLIFQLVSEMKAEYFPPKEDVILQNEAPTDFYILVTGAVDLMVQKNGVEQAYGEAKNGDLCGEIGVLCYRPQLFTVRTKRLSQLLRLNRTTFLNIIQANVGDGTIIMNNLLQHLKELKDPMMEGVLLETENMLARGRMDLPLTLCFAALRGDDLLLHHLLKRGLDPNESDNNGRTALHIAASTGNENCALLLLDFGADPNCRDSDGIVPLWEAMVGMHKPVIKLLSDNGAKLTSGDIGLYSCLAAEQNNLDLIKEIIRCGGDVTKPRSNGNTALHVSVGEGNVEIVKFLLEHGADIDKQDENGWSPRDLADQQGHDDIKQLFESYKSSNDKSTPSVPEGRHGVRFVGRHRSEPTILPIIHGGTSPGHDGSWGSSRPRRRMNNFYNSLFGIMSAAQAGGNNLLLSTENTADAVTTVAYSARVTISCPEKGDFSGKLVLLPQSFKELLEICMKKYGFSPSKVSTQDGATIEDIELIRDGDHIVFESGGKLDHVPE comes from the exons AGCATGGGAGACCTATCTCGTTATTCTGGTTGTCTACACTGCTTGGGTCTCTCCCTTTGAATTTGGTTTTCTTGATAAACCACGTGCACCGCTCTCCATCATTGATAACGTTGTTAATGGATTCTTTGCTATAGATATCGTGCTTACATTCTTTGTAGCTTACCTTGATAAATCTACGTATCTCCTGGTTGATGACCGGAAACAGATTGCTTGGAAGTACACGACTTCTTGGTTGGTTTTCGATGTCATATCTACAATCCCTTCCGAACTTGCACAAAAAATCTCCCCAAAACCTTTACGGGCGTATGGCTTATTCAACATGCTTCGACTATGGCGTCTCAGAAGAGTTGGTGCCTTGTTTAAACg ATTGGAGAAGGATAGACATTTCAACTACTTTTGGGTCCGGTGCGCGAAGCTTATATGC GTTACTCTTTTTGCAGTTCATTGTGCTGGTTGTTTCTATTATCTACTAGCCTCTAATTACGCTCGTCACCATGATCCGAGAAAAACATGGATCGGAGCAGCGATGGAAAATTTCCTTCAAGAAAGCCTGTGGATTCGTTATGTCACTTCGATATACTGGTCCATCACGACTCTTACTACTGTTGGCTATGGAGACTTGCATGCCGAAAATATGAGGGAGATGATATTCGACATTTTCTACATGCTTTTTAACTTGGGACTTACCGCATATTTGATTGGGAACATGACAAATTTGGTTGTCCATGGGACCAGTAAGACTCGACAATTT AGAGATACCATTCAAGCTGCCTCAAGTTTCGCACAAAGGAATCATCTGCCGGTTCGCCTCCAGGATCAGATGCTTTCACATTTGTGCTTAAAGTTCCGAACTGATTCGGAGGGCCTGCAGCAGCAAGAGACTCTCGATTCGCTCCCAAAGGCGATTCGGTCGAGTATTTCCCATTTCCTATTCTACTCTTTAGTAGACAAGGTATACTTGTTTCGTGGAGTGTCCAATGATCTAATCTTCCAGCTG GTCTCTGAGATGAAAGCTGAATATTTCCCTCCCAAAGAGGACGTAATCCTGCAGAATGAAGCTCCTACCGACTTTTATATTCTCGTCACTGGGGCAGTG GATCTAATGGTTCAGAAAAACGGAGTTGAACAG GCTTATGGGGAGGCAAAAAATGGCGATCTTTGTGGAGAGATAGGTGTACTGTGTTATAGGCCTCAACTCTTCACAGTGCGAACCAAAAGATTGAGCCAGCTATTGCGGTTGAATCGTACCacatttttaaacattattCAAGCCAATGTTGGAGATGGGACCATTATTATGAACAATCTTCTACAG CATTTGAAGGAACTTAAGGACCCCATGATGGAGGGGGTTTTGCTAGAGACTGAGAACATGCTCGCTCGAGGAAGAATGGACCTACCTCTCACTTTATGTTTCGCTGCACTTAGAGGAGACGACTTGCTGCTGCATCACTTGTTAAAGAGAGGTCTAGATCCGAATGAATCAGATAATAATGGAAGAACAGCACTT CACATAGCAGCATCGACAGGAAATGAAAACTGTGCGCTTCTTTTGCTAGACTTTGGGGCCGATCCCAATTGCCGAG ACTCCGACGGAATTGTACCGCTATGGGAAGCCATGGTCGGCATGCACAAACCGGTTATTAAGCTACTCTCAGATAACGGTGCTAAACTAACATCTGGTGACATAGGTCTATATTCATGTTTAGCTGCcgaacaaaataatttagaCTTGATCAAGGAAATCATTCGTTGTGGTGGCGACGTGACTAAACCAAGGAGTAATGGAAACACGGCTCTCCATGTTTCTGTTGGTGAAGGCAACGTAGAAATAGTCAAATTTCTGCTCGAACATGGTGCAGATATCGATAAACAGGACGAGAATGGCTGGTCGCCGAGGGATCTGGCTGATCAACAAGGTCATGATGATATTAAGCAACTTTTTGAATCCTATAAATCATCCAACGACAAATCAACCCCCTCGGTTCCAGAAGGACGTCATGGGGTTCGTTTTGTTGGAAGACATAGAAGCGAGCCAACTATTCTACCAATAATTCATGGTGGCACGTCTCCAGGACATGATGGATCCTGGGGCAGCTCTCGTCCCAGACGAAGGATGAATAATTTCTACAATTCTTTATTTGGGATCATGTCAGCAGCACAAGCTGGGGGGAATAACTTGCTTTTATCTACAGAGAATACTGCAGATGCCGTGACTACCGTAGCCTACTCAGCCAGAGTGACTATCAGTTGCCCCGAAAAAGGAGATTTTTCGGGTAAGCTCGTGCTGCTACCACAGAGCTTCAAAGAACTACTCGAAATTTGCATGAAAAAGTATGGTTTTTCCCCGTCTAAAGTTTCGACCCAAGATGGGGCGACGATTGAAGATATAGAGCTGATAAGAGATGGGGATCATATAGTTTTCGAGAGTGGTGGAAAATTGGATCATGTGCCAGAGTAA
- the LOC140818200 gene encoding potassium channel AKT1-like isoform X2 — translation MGEVYGNRGEAGGGLFRVSMCGGGGAELQEIEQLSREGSHYSISTGILPSLGARSNRRVKLRSFIISPYDRHYRAWETYLVILVVYTAWVSPFEFGFLDKPRAPLSIIDNIAWKYTTSWLVFDVISTIPSELAQKISPKPLRAYGLFNMLRLWRLRRVGALFKRLEKDRHFNYFWVRCAKLICVTLFAVHCAGCFYYLLASNYARHHDPRKTWIGAAMENFLQESLWIRYVTSIYWSITTLTTVGYGDLHAENMREMIFDIFYMLFNLGLTAYLIGNMTNLVVHGTSKTRQFRDTIQAASSFAQRNHLPVRLQDQMLSHLCLKFRTDSEGLQQQETLDSLPKAIRSSISHFLFYSLVDKVYLFRGVSNDLIFQLVSEMKAEYFPPKEDVILQNEAPTDFYILVTGAVDLMVQKNGVEQAYGEAKNGDLCGEIGVLCYRPQLFTVRTKRLSQLLRLNRTTFLNIIQANVGDGTIIMNNLLQHLKELKDPMMEGVLLETENMLARGRMDLPLTLCFAALRGDDLLLHHLLKRGLDPNESDNNGRTALHIAASTGNENCALLLLDFGADPNCRDSDGIVPLWEAMVGMHKPVIKLLSDNGAKLTSGDIGLYSCLAAEQNNLDLIKEIIRCGGDVTKPRSNGNTALHVSVGEGNVEIVKFLLEHGADIDKQDENGWSPRDLADQQGHDDIKQLFESYKSSNDKSTPSVPEGRHGVRFVGRHRSEPTILPIIHGGTSPGHDGSWGSSRPRRRMNNFYNSLFGIMSAAQAGGNNLLLSTENTADAVTTVAYSARVTISCPEKGDFSGKLVLLPQSFKELLEICMKKYGFSPSKVSTQDGATIEDIELIRDGDHIVFESGGKLDHVPE, via the exons AGCATGGGAGACCTATCTCGTTATTCTGGTTGTCTACACTGCTTGGGTCTCTCCCTTTGAATTTGGTTTTCTTGATAAACCACGTGCACCGCTCTCCATCATTGATAAC ATTGCTTGGAAGTACACGACTTCTTGGTTGGTTTTCGATGTCATATCTACAATCCCTTCCGAACTTGCACAAAAAATCTCCCCAAAACCTTTACGGGCGTATGGCTTATTCAACATGCTTCGACTATGGCGTCTCAGAAGAGTTGGTGCCTTGTTTAAACg ATTGGAGAAGGATAGACATTTCAACTACTTTTGGGTCCGGTGCGCGAAGCTTATATGC GTTACTCTTTTTGCAGTTCATTGTGCTGGTTGTTTCTATTATCTACTAGCCTCTAATTACGCTCGTCACCATGATCCGAGAAAAACATGGATCGGAGCAGCGATGGAAAATTTCCTTCAAGAAAGCCTGTGGATTCGTTATGTCACTTCGATATACTGGTCCATCACGACTCTTACTACTGTTGGCTATGGAGACTTGCATGCCGAAAATATGAGGGAGATGATATTCGACATTTTCTACATGCTTTTTAACTTGGGACTTACCGCATATTTGATTGGGAACATGACAAATTTGGTTGTCCATGGGACCAGTAAGACTCGACAATTT AGAGATACCATTCAAGCTGCCTCAAGTTTCGCACAAAGGAATCATCTGCCGGTTCGCCTCCAGGATCAGATGCTTTCACATTTGTGCTTAAAGTTCCGAACTGATTCGGAGGGCCTGCAGCAGCAAGAGACTCTCGATTCGCTCCCAAAGGCGATTCGGTCGAGTATTTCCCATTTCCTATTCTACTCTTTAGTAGACAAGGTATACTTGTTTCGTGGAGTGTCCAATGATCTAATCTTCCAGCTG GTCTCTGAGATGAAAGCTGAATATTTCCCTCCCAAAGAGGACGTAATCCTGCAGAATGAAGCTCCTACCGACTTTTATATTCTCGTCACTGGGGCAGTG GATCTAATGGTTCAGAAAAACGGAGTTGAACAG GCTTATGGGGAGGCAAAAAATGGCGATCTTTGTGGAGAGATAGGTGTACTGTGTTATAGGCCTCAACTCTTCACAGTGCGAACCAAAAGATTGAGCCAGCTATTGCGGTTGAATCGTACCacatttttaaacattattCAAGCCAATGTTGGAGATGGGACCATTATTATGAACAATCTTCTACAG CATTTGAAGGAACTTAAGGACCCCATGATGGAGGGGGTTTTGCTAGAGACTGAGAACATGCTCGCTCGAGGAAGAATGGACCTACCTCTCACTTTATGTTTCGCTGCACTTAGAGGAGACGACTTGCTGCTGCATCACTTGTTAAAGAGAGGTCTAGATCCGAATGAATCAGATAATAATGGAAGAACAGCACTT CACATAGCAGCATCGACAGGAAATGAAAACTGTGCGCTTCTTTTGCTAGACTTTGGGGCCGATCCCAATTGCCGAG ACTCCGACGGAATTGTACCGCTATGGGAAGCCATGGTCGGCATGCACAAACCGGTTATTAAGCTACTCTCAGATAACGGTGCTAAACTAACATCTGGTGACATAGGTCTATATTCATGTTTAGCTGCcgaacaaaataatttagaCTTGATCAAGGAAATCATTCGTTGTGGTGGCGACGTGACTAAACCAAGGAGTAATGGAAACACGGCTCTCCATGTTTCTGTTGGTGAAGGCAACGTAGAAATAGTCAAATTTCTGCTCGAACATGGTGCAGATATCGATAAACAGGACGAGAATGGCTGGTCGCCGAGGGATCTGGCTGATCAACAAGGTCATGATGATATTAAGCAACTTTTTGAATCCTATAAATCATCCAACGACAAATCAACCCCCTCGGTTCCAGAAGGACGTCATGGGGTTCGTTTTGTTGGAAGACATAGAAGCGAGCCAACTATTCTACCAATAATTCATGGTGGCACGTCTCCAGGACATGATGGATCCTGGGGCAGCTCTCGTCCCAGACGAAGGATGAATAATTTCTACAATTCTTTATTTGGGATCATGTCAGCAGCACAAGCTGGGGGGAATAACTTGCTTTTATCTACAGAGAATACTGCAGATGCCGTGACTACCGTAGCCTACTCAGCCAGAGTGACTATCAGTTGCCCCGAAAAAGGAGATTTTTCGGGTAAGCTCGTGCTGCTACCACAGAGCTTCAAAGAACTACTCGAAATTTGCATGAAAAAGTATGGTTTTTCCCCGTCTAAAGTTTCGACCCAAGATGGGGCGACGATTGAAGATATAGAGCTGATAAGAGATGGGGATCATATAGTTTTCGAGAGTGGTGGAAAATTGGATCATGTGCCAGAGTAA
- the LOC140818200 gene encoding potassium channel AKT1-like isoform X3 → MLRLWRLRRVGALFKRLEKDRHFNYFWVRCAKLICVTLFAVHCAGCFYYLLASNYARHHDPRKTWIGAAMENFLQESLWIRYVTSIYWSITTLTTVGYGDLHAENMREMIFDIFYMLFNLGLTAYLIGNMTNLVVHGTSKTRQFRDTIQAASSFAQRNHLPVRLQDQMLSHLCLKFRTDSEGLQQQETLDSLPKAIRSSISHFLFYSLVDKVYLFRGVSNDLIFQLVSEMKAEYFPPKEDVILQNEAPTDFYILVTGAVDLMVQKNGVEQAYGEAKNGDLCGEIGVLCYRPQLFTVRTKRLSQLLRLNRTTFLNIIQANVGDGTIIMNNLLQHLKELKDPMMEGVLLETENMLARGRMDLPLTLCFAALRGDDLLLHHLLKRGLDPNESDNNGRTALHIAASTGNENCALLLLDFGADPNCRDSDGIVPLWEAMVGMHKPVIKLLSDNGAKLTSGDIGLYSCLAAEQNNLDLIKEIIRCGGDVTKPRSNGNTALHVSVGEGNVEIVKFLLEHGADIDKQDENGWSPRDLADQQGHDDIKQLFESYKSSNDKSTPSVPEGRHGVRFVGRHRSEPTILPIIHGGTSPGHDGSWGSSRPRRRMNNFYNSLFGIMSAAQAGGNNLLLSTENTADAVTTVAYSARVTISCPEKGDFSGKLVLLPQSFKELLEICMKKYGFSPSKVSTQDGATIEDIELIRDGDHIVFESGGKLDHVPE, encoded by the exons ATGCTTCGACTATGGCGTCTCAGAAGAGTTGGTGCCTTGTTTAAACg ATTGGAGAAGGATAGACATTTCAACTACTTTTGGGTCCGGTGCGCGAAGCTTATATGC GTTACTCTTTTTGCAGTTCATTGTGCTGGTTGTTTCTATTATCTACTAGCCTCTAATTACGCTCGTCACCATGATCCGAGAAAAACATGGATCGGAGCAGCGATGGAAAATTTCCTTCAAGAAAGCCTGTGGATTCGTTATGTCACTTCGATATACTGGTCCATCACGACTCTTACTACTGTTGGCTATGGAGACTTGCATGCCGAAAATATGAGGGAGATGATATTCGACATTTTCTACATGCTTTTTAACTTGGGACTTACCGCATATTTGATTGGGAACATGACAAATTTGGTTGTCCATGGGACCAGTAAGACTCGACAATTT AGAGATACCATTCAAGCTGCCTCAAGTTTCGCACAAAGGAATCATCTGCCGGTTCGCCTCCAGGATCAGATGCTTTCACATTTGTGCTTAAAGTTCCGAACTGATTCGGAGGGCCTGCAGCAGCAAGAGACTCTCGATTCGCTCCCAAAGGCGATTCGGTCGAGTATTTCCCATTTCCTATTCTACTCTTTAGTAGACAAGGTATACTTGTTTCGTGGAGTGTCCAATGATCTAATCTTCCAGCTG GTCTCTGAGATGAAAGCTGAATATTTCCCTCCCAAAGAGGACGTAATCCTGCAGAATGAAGCTCCTACCGACTTTTATATTCTCGTCACTGGGGCAGTG GATCTAATGGTTCAGAAAAACGGAGTTGAACAG GCTTATGGGGAGGCAAAAAATGGCGATCTTTGTGGAGAGATAGGTGTACTGTGTTATAGGCCTCAACTCTTCACAGTGCGAACCAAAAGATTGAGCCAGCTATTGCGGTTGAATCGTACCacatttttaaacattattCAAGCCAATGTTGGAGATGGGACCATTATTATGAACAATCTTCTACAG CATTTGAAGGAACTTAAGGACCCCATGATGGAGGGGGTTTTGCTAGAGACTGAGAACATGCTCGCTCGAGGAAGAATGGACCTACCTCTCACTTTATGTTTCGCTGCACTTAGAGGAGACGACTTGCTGCTGCATCACTTGTTAAAGAGAGGTCTAGATCCGAATGAATCAGATAATAATGGAAGAACAGCACTT CACATAGCAGCATCGACAGGAAATGAAAACTGTGCGCTTCTTTTGCTAGACTTTGGGGCCGATCCCAATTGCCGAG ACTCCGACGGAATTGTACCGCTATGGGAAGCCATGGTCGGCATGCACAAACCGGTTATTAAGCTACTCTCAGATAACGGTGCTAAACTAACATCTGGTGACATAGGTCTATATTCATGTTTAGCTGCcgaacaaaataatttagaCTTGATCAAGGAAATCATTCGTTGTGGTGGCGACGTGACTAAACCAAGGAGTAATGGAAACACGGCTCTCCATGTTTCTGTTGGTGAAGGCAACGTAGAAATAGTCAAATTTCTGCTCGAACATGGTGCAGATATCGATAAACAGGACGAGAATGGCTGGTCGCCGAGGGATCTGGCTGATCAACAAGGTCATGATGATATTAAGCAACTTTTTGAATCCTATAAATCATCCAACGACAAATCAACCCCCTCGGTTCCAGAAGGACGTCATGGGGTTCGTTTTGTTGGAAGACATAGAAGCGAGCCAACTATTCTACCAATAATTCATGGTGGCACGTCTCCAGGACATGATGGATCCTGGGGCAGCTCTCGTCCCAGACGAAGGATGAATAATTTCTACAATTCTTTATTTGGGATCATGTCAGCAGCACAAGCTGGGGGGAATAACTTGCTTTTATCTACAGAGAATACTGCAGATGCCGTGACTACCGTAGCCTACTCAGCCAGAGTGACTATCAGTTGCCCCGAAAAAGGAGATTTTTCGGGTAAGCTCGTGCTGCTACCACAGAGCTTCAAAGAACTACTCGAAATTTGCATGAAAAAGTATGGTTTTTCCCCGTCTAAAGTTTCGACCCAAGATGGGGCGACGATTGAAGATATAGAGCTGATAAGAGATGGGGATCATATAGTTTTCGAGAGTGGTGGAAAATTGGATCATGTGCCAGAGTAA
- the LOC140818185 gene encoding putative GATA transcription factor 22: MVMDLNAYPSPPPIVPIKYDDQDQETHPFVPNNQASSSSSSSSSSSSCVFFHTIQDPTGRRYRQQLCPLQHHQDHNYGYNGGPSTAYEVKWKKEDHGVPPEIEWRDDINPVKWMSSSMQKMKKNHGGLGLNLSSNGTIKKSSLDTDLSNNNSSYDSIPIRVCSDCNTTKTPLWRTGPKGPKSLCNACGIKQRKARRAAMAAASANCGVVATDKSPVLAKIKMQHKEKATGKYPKASLLMKRSEMEQCEADIAGGSKSNIGQKKLGNFEELLMKLSKNLTFHRAFPEDEKDAAILLMALSSGLLHG; this comes from the exons ATGGTAATGGACCTAAACGCCTATCCTTCGCCTCCTCCTATTGTGCCAATTAAATATGATGATCAAGATCAAGAAACTCATCCTTTTGTGCCAAACAATCaagcttcttcttcttcttcttcttcttcttcttcatcatcttGTGTATTCTTCCATACAATTCAAGATCCAACGGGACGCCGTTACCGACAGCAGTTATGCCCACTTCAGCATCACCAG GACCACAACTATGGTTACAATGGAGGACCTTCAACGGCATACGAGGTCAAGTGGAAGAAAGAAGATCATGGAGTTCCACCGGAGATCGAATGGAGGGACGATATTAATCCAGTGAAGTGGATGTCATCTTCAATGCAgaagatgaagaagaaccatGGTGGATTAGGCCTAAACCTAAGTAGCAATGGAACAATAAAGAAATCCTCTTTGGACACAGATTTAAGCAACAATAATTCCTCATATGACAGTATCCCAATTAGGGTTTGTTCAGATTGCAACACAACCAAGACTCCTCTTTGGAGAACTGGTCCTAAAGGCCCCAAG TCACTTTGTAACGCGTGCGGGATCAAGCAAAGGAAGGCAAGACGGGCGGCCATGGCTGCAGCATCCGCCAACTGTGGTGTCGTTGCCACCGATAAGTCGCCGGTACTTGCTAAAATCAAGATGCAACACAAAGAGAAGGCAACAGGCAAATATCCGAAGGCTTCACTGCTCATGAAACGCAGCGAAATGGAGCAATGTGAGGCTGATATTGCCGGTGGATCTAAATCTAATATTGGACAGAAGAAGCTCGGTAATTTCGAGGAGTTGTTGATGAAGTTGAGCAAGAACTTGACATTTCACAGGGCGTTTCCTGAAGATGAAAAGGATGCAGCTATTCTTCTCATGGCTCTATCTTCTGGCCTGCTTCACGGTTGA